GCCGGACGGGCGGGTCCAGCACCAGGTGCAGCAGCAGGCCGGGGTCGCGGCGAGCGGCCCCGGCGGCGGCACGCTCTTCAGCGAGCCGGTGCTGGTGGTGAACCAGAAGGCCAAGCTGATCGAACTGACCAACGAGTACAAGGTCATGGACCAGCAGGGCGGTCAGCTCGGCTCGGTCGTCCAGGTCGGCCAGAGCGCGCTGCGCAAGATCCTGCGCTTCGTCGTCAGCATCGACCAGTACCTGACGCACAAGCTGGAGATCCGCGACGTCCACGGACAGCCGGTGCTGCTGCTGACGCGTCCCGCGAAGTTCCTCAAGTCGCGGGTGGTCGTGACGCGCCCCGACGGGCAGCCGGTCGGTGAGATCGTCCAGCAGAACGTCTTCGGGAAGATCAACTTCGCCATCAACGCGGACGGCCGGCAGGTCGGCGCGATCAAGGCGGAGAACTGGCGGGCCTGGAACTTCGCGATCGTCGACCACGCCGACAACGAGGTCGCCCGGATCACCAAGACCTGGGAAGGCCTCGCCAAGACGATGTTCACCACGGCGGACAACTACGTCCTCCAGGTCCACTACCAGTTGCCCGAGCCGCTGCTGAGCCTGGTCGTCGCCACGGCCCTGACCGTGGACACCGCGCTCAAGCAGGACGCGCGCGGTCTGGGCTGACGCCCTTCGCGGACAGGGTGGCACTCCCCGGGGTGCCACCCTGTCCGCACCGGGTCACAGAGGGGTGAGGTGCTCCGGCCCGGTCGTCGGCCGGGGCAGCAGCGCCGGTTCGGCCGACGCCGTCTCCGGGCTCAGGGCCAGCACCGCCGCCACGGGGTGATCCTCGTCCTCGACGGCACCGGGTTCCGGCGCGGCCCGGGACAGCAGCACCACACCCCAGCCCGCGATGCCCGCTCCCGCCAGCGCCAGGAGCACACCCGCCGCCCCGCCCTGGAGGCGTTCGCCCAGGAGCGCGAGGCCGATCGCCGCGGCGGCCACCGGGTTCGCCAGGGTCACCATCGCCAGCGGTGCGCCGAGGCCACCGCGGTAGGCGGTCTGCGACAGCAGCAGCCCGGCCGTCGCGAAGGCCGCGACCAGCAGCGCCACCCCGATCACCTGCACGCCGAGCAGCGGGCCCGAACGGTCCGTCGCGGCCACCGTCACGGTCTGGGTGAGCGCCGAGGCGACTCCCGAGGCGAAGCCGGACGCGGTCGCGTGCCGCAGTCCCGGCTTGGCGCCGCGCCGGGCCAGCAGCCCGATGAGCGCCGCCGTCGCTCCGGCCACCGCCACCGCCTCCGGCACGCTCAGGACGTCCTCCGGAGCCGGACCCGACGCGGTGACCAGGATCGCGGCCAGGCCGGCCAGGGTGAAGGCGGTGCCCCGCCACTCGGCGGCGCGGACCTTGCGCCCGGCGACCCGCGCGCCCATCGGCACCGCCGCGACCAGGGTCAGTGCGCCGAGCGGCTGCACCACGGTGAGCGGTCCGTACTTGAGGGCGACCACGTGCAGCAGCGCGGCGGCGGCGTTCAGCCCCACCGACCCCCACCAGGCGCCGTTGCCGAGCAGACGCAGCAGACCCGTGCCGGGGTGCCGGGAGGCCAGCCGTTCCTGGGCGACGGCGGCGGCCGCGTAGGCGACGGCCGAGAAGAGGGACAGGACGACGGCGACCAGGGTGGCGTTCATCGGCCCGCTCCCACGAGGACCGGCTCCTCGGCCGGGACGAGGGTGCGCGTACCGCGTCCCGCCGTCGTGGCCGTGCGCCGGGGGGCGTGGATCAGCGCGAGCGCGAGGCCGAGCAGCGCGCCCGCCGCGATCGCGTCGAGCCAGTAGTGGTTCGCCGTGCCCACGATCACCAGCGGGGTCAGCAGCGGATGCAGCAGCCACAGCCACCGCCACCGCGACCGGGTGGCGACGACGAGGCCGATCGCGACCATCAGGGCCCAGCCGAAGTGCAGCGAGGGCATCGCCGCGAACTGGTTCGACAGATGGTCCGTCTGCGGCGGGCCGTACACCGACGGACCGTACACGCGCGCGGTGTCGACCAGCCCCGTCGCCGCCAGCATCCGCGGCGGGGCGAGCGGAAGGGCGAGATGCAGCACCAGGGCGGCGGCGGTGACCGCGGCCAGCACCCGGCGGGCCCACACGTAGTGGGCCGGGCGCCGCAGGTACAGCCAGACCAGGAAGGCCAGGGTGGCGGGGAAGTGCACGGTCGCGTAGTAGGTGTTCGCGACCTCGGCCAGGGAGTCGCCGTGCAGCAGCAGGGCCTGCACGGAGCCTTCCTGGGGCAGCCGGAGCAGGCGTTCGACGTGCCACACGTCGTGTGCGTTGCGGAAGGCCTCGCCGGTGTGGCCGGCGGCCAGCTGCCGGCCGAGCTTGTAGACGAGGAAGAGTCCTGCGACCAGCAGGAGCTCTCGGACTATGGGCGGCCGCGCCGGCGTGACCGGCTCCGCTTCCCCAGGCTCGGTGCGGGCATTCATCCCCCGGCCCCTTCACTGACGGTGGTGCGTGTGGGTGGTGCTGCCGCGCTCGTGACTCGTGCATACACCATCGATACGATGTCGTACCGATACGCCAGTGTACCGATACGCGTGCGTACCGGTACACTGGCGTATCGATTGATGTGCGCCACACTGGACAGAGGCTCTCGCAGGGGCCTCGAGGCAAGCTCCAGAGACGGAAGAGAAGAGGGGACGGCGGATGACGTCGCAGGCAGCGGACGGACCCGAGTCGGTCGCCGCCACGAGCCGCTCCAAGCTCACGCCCGAGCGTGAGCAGGAGTTCTTCGACGCCGTTCTCGACCAGGTCCGTGAATGCGGTTACGAAGCCGTCACCATGGAGGGCATCGCCGCGAGCACCCGGTGCAGCAAGTCCACGCTCTACCGGCAGTGGAAGACCAAGCCCCAGTTCGTCGTGGCCGCCCTGCGCTCCCGCCGCCAGGCCCGGCTCACCGGCATCGACACCGGCTCGCTCGCCGAGGACCTGCGCGAGGCCGCGCGGGCCACCGGCCGCTGGTCCACGCACGACACCAAGCTGCTTCAGGCGCTGGGTCACGCCGTCACCGGTGACCAGGACCTCGCGCTGGCGCTGCGGGAGGCGATCGTCGCCCCCGAGATCGAGGCGCTGCGGGAGATCCTGCGGCGCGGGGTCGAACGCGGCGAGATCGCCCGCGATCACCCGGCGCTGGAGTACGTCCCGGCGCAGATGTTCGGCGTGATCCGCGCCCGTCCCGTCGTCGACGGGGAGTACGCCGACCAGGAGTACCTGGTCCGCTTCGTGGAGGCCGCCGTGCTGCCGGCGCTCGGCCTCACCTAGAGAGCGACACAGCGACCGACACAGCGACC
The sequence above is a segment of the Streptomyces asoensis genome. Coding sequences within it:
- a CDS encoding phosphatase PAP2 family protein is translated as MNARTEPGEAEPVTPARPPIVRELLLVAGLFLVYKLGRQLAAGHTGEAFRNAHDVWHVERLLRLPQEGSVQALLLHGDSLAEVANTYYATVHFPATLAFLVWLYLRRPAHYVWARRVLAAVTAAALVLHLALPLAPPRMLAATGLVDTARVYGPSVYGPPQTDHLSNQFAAMPSLHFGWALMVAIGLVVATRSRWRWLWLLHPLLTPLVIVGTANHYWLDAIAAGALLGLALALIHAPRRTATTAGRGTRTLVPAEEPVLVGAGR
- a CDS encoding phospholipid scramblase-related protein, with protein sequence MTTHSNTPSGWYPDPHGADRILRYWDGTQWTEHTHADGKGRPAPQVPQQAGPDGRVQHQVQQQAGVAASGPGGGTLFSEPVLVVNQKAKLIELTNEYKVMDQQGGQLGSVVQVGQSALRKILRFVVSIDQYLTHKLEIRDVHGQPVLLLTRPAKFLKSRVVVTRPDGQPVGEIVQQNVFGKINFAINADGRQVGAIKAENWRAWNFAIVDHADNEVARITKTWEGLAKTMFTTADNYVLQVHYQLPEPLLSLVVATALTVDTALKQDARGLG
- a CDS encoding TetR/AcrR family transcriptional regulator, whose protein sequence is MTSQAADGPESVAATSRSKLTPEREQEFFDAVLDQVRECGYEAVTMEGIAASTRCSKSTLYRQWKTKPQFVVAALRSRRQARLTGIDTGSLAEDLREAARATGRWSTHDTKLLQALGHAVTGDQDLALALREAIVAPEIEALREILRRGVERGEIARDHPALEYVPAQMFGVIRARPVVDGEYADQEYLVRFVEAAVLPALGLT